A region from the Lemur catta isolate mLemCat1 chromosome 7, mLemCat1.pri, whole genome shotgun sequence genome encodes:
- the TIMM10B gene encoding mitochondrial import inner membrane translocase subunit Tim10 B has protein sequence MEQQQQQQQQQQLRNLRDFLLVYNRMTELCFQRCVPSLHHRALDSEEEACLHSCAGKLIHSNHRLMAAYVQLMPALVQRRIADYEAAAAVPGAAAEQPRVSPSGS, from the exons atggagcagcagcagcagcagcagcagcagcagcaactgaGAAAC TTGCGGGACTTCCTGTTGGTCTACAATCGGATGACAGAACTCTGCTTCCAGCGCTGTGTGCCCAGCCTGCACCACCGAGCTCTGGACTCTGAGGAG GAGGCGTGTCTGCACAGTTGTGCTGGGAAGCTGATCCATTCCAATCACCGCCTCATGGCCGCTTACGTGCAGCTCATGCCCGCCTTGGTGCAGCGCCGCATCGCGGACTACGAGGCTGCCGcggctgtgccaggtgctgctgctgAACAGCCCAGAGTCTCGCCTTCAGGCAGCTAG